One Colius striatus isolate bColStr4 chromosome 7, bColStr4.1.hap1, whole genome shotgun sequence DNA segment encodes these proteins:
- the SLC6A5 gene encoding sodium- and chloride-dependent glycine transporter 2: MSKQVVNSPETVAPGPSEGAGVVRNSPENEPQNAPSPAPAAMARLPRSFSNDNKTLLSEEAKTNDFERTKVGICKLSSTPVQANSILQRESVETFPYKHTPGAGVAGQAAVPHCKIPALQSTDGDANLALGKSTLEQNNAKGAWVTLSQSTVVLGTDGNTSVLPGRVEGEDDVGDENKARGNWSSKLDFILSMVGYAVGLGNVWRFPYLAFKNGGGAFLIPYLMMLALAGIPIFFLEVSLGQFASQGPVSVWKAIPALQGCGIAMLIISVLIAIYYNIILCYTLFYLFASFVPVLPWASCNNPWNTPDCKDKNKLLLDSCIIGDHPKLQIKNSTFCMSAYPNLTMVNFTSEGNKTFVSGSEEYFKYFVLKISAGIEYPGEIRWPLALSLFLAWVIVYASLAKGIKSSGKVVYFTATFPYVVLIILLIRGVTLPGAGAGIWYFITPKWEKLIDAMVWKDAATQIFFSLSAAWGGLITLSSYNKFHNNCYRDTLIVTCTNSATSIFAGFVIFSVIGFMANELKVNIEAVADQGPGIAFVVYPEALTRLPLSPFWAIIFFLMLLTLGLDTMFATIETIVTSVSDEFPKYLRTHKALFTLGCCVSFFIMGFPMITQGGMYMLQLVDTYAASYSLVIIAIFELVGVSYIYGLQRFCEDIEMMIGFQPSKFWRVCWAFVTPTILTFILCFSFYQWEPMTYGAYHYPGWSMVLGWLMLACSVIWIPVMFVIKMHLAPGKFIERLKLVCSPQPDWGPFLAKHRGERYMNMIDPLGTSSLGLKLPVKDIELGTQC; encoded by the exons GTTGTAAGAAACAGCCCCGAAAATGAGCCGCAGAATGCCCCATCACCAGCCCCTGCCGCCATGGCCAGGCTTCCCCGCTCATTCTCTAACGACAACAAAACACTTCTCTCTGAAGAAGCGAAAACAAATGATTTCGAGAGGACCAAAGTCGGCATCTGCAAGCTCAGCAGCACCCCGGTGCAAGCCAACTCTATTCTCCAGAGAGAATCTGTGGAAACCTTTCCTTATAAGCACACTCCCGGGGCAGGGGTCGCCGGGCAAGCTGCTGTCCCTCACTGCAAAATTCCCGCTTTGCAAAGCACCGACGGGGACGCTAATCTAGCCCTTGGTAAGAGCACGCTGGAGCAAAACAACGCCAAAGGCGCCTGGGTGACCTTGAGCCAAAGTACAGTGGTACTGGGCACAGATGGCAACACTTCTGTTCTTCctggcagagtggagggg GAAGACGATGTAGGGGATGAAAATAAAGCCCGAGGGAACTGGTCTAGCAAGCTGGATTTCATCCTCTCCATGGTGGGTTATGCAGTGGGGCTGGGCAATGTCTGGAGGTTCCCGTACCTGGCCTTTAAGAATGGGGGAG GTGCGTTTCTCATCCCCTATTTGATGATGTTGGCTCTAGCCGGGATCCCCATTTTCTTCCTGGAAGTCTCCCTGGGGCAATTTGCTAGTCAGGGGCCCGTGTCGGTCTGGAAAGCCATCCCCGCCTTGCAAG GCTGCGGCATTGCCATGCTGATCATCTCGGTTCTAATAGCCATATATTACAATATTATTCTCTGCTACACACTTTTCTACCTTTTTGCGTCCTTTGTACCTGTGCTACCTTGGGCTTCCTGTAACAACCCGTGGAACACGCCAGACTGTAAAGATAAAAACAAACTTTTGCTAG ATTCCTGCATTATTGGTGACCACCCAAAATTACAAATCAAGAACTCTACTTTCTGCATGAGTGCCTATCCAAACTTGACTATGGTTAACTTCACCAGTGAGGGAAACAAAACCTTTGTCAGTGGAAGTGAAGAATACTTCAA gTACTTTGTATTGAAGATTTCAGCAGGGATTGAATATCCTGGTGAGATTAGATGGCCCTTGGCACTATCTCTTTTCCTAGCTTGGGTGATTGTATATGCCTCCCTTGCTAAAGGAATCAAGTCATcaggaaaa GTGGTGTACTTTACAGCTACATTCCCCTATGTAGTTCTTATCATCCTTCTTATAAGAGGAGTAACTCTacctggagctggagctggaatCTGGTACTTCATCACACCGAAGTGGGAGAAGCTAATTGATGCTATG GTTTGGAAGGATGCTGCTACtcagattttcttctccttaTCTGCAGCATGGGGAGGTCTAATTACTCTCTCATCTTACAACAAATTCCATAATAATTGCTACAG ggACACATTGATAGTCACATGTACCAACAGTGCCACAAGTATATTTGCAGGCTTTGTCATCTTCTCAGTTATTGGCTTCATGGCAAATGAGCTCAAAGTGAATATCGAAGCTGTGGCAGACCAAG GTCCTGGGATTGCTTTCGTGGTTTACCCAGAAGCCTTAACGAGGcttcccctctctcccttctgGGCTATAATATTCTTTTTGATGCTTCTGACACTTGGATTGGACACTATG TTTGCCACTATCGAGACGATAGTCACCTCCGTTTCCGATGAGTTCCCCAAATACTTACGTACGCACAAGGCACTGTTCACTCTTGGGTGCTGCGTCTCCTTTTTCATCATGGGATTTCCTATGATCACTCAG ggTGGAATGTATATGTTACAACTTGTGGACACTTATGCAGCTTCTTATTCTCTTGTCATCATTGCCATCTTTGAGCTTGTTGGAGTTTCCTATATATATG GATTGCAGAGGTTTTGTGAAGATATAGAAATGATGATTGGATTCCAGCCAAGCAAATTCTGGCGAGTCTGTTGGGCATTTGTGACCCCAACTATTCTGACA tttattctttgcttcagtttttacCAATGGGAACCAATGACTTACGGAGCTTACCACTATCCAGGCTGGTCCATGGTGCTTGGATGGCTGATGCTGGCCTGCTCAGTTATCTGGATCCCAGTTATGTTCGTGATAAAAATGCATCTAGCCCCAGGCAAATTTATTGAG CGACTCAAGTTGGTGTGCTCTCCACAGCCTGACTGGGGTCCATTTTTGGCCAAGCACCGTGGTGAACGTTACATGAATATGATTGATCCACTGGGAACCTCTTCCCTGGGACTGAAATTGCCGGTGAAGGATATAGAACTGGGGACCCAATGCTAA